A region of Haloplanus sp. XH21 DNA encodes the following proteins:
- the truD gene encoding tRNA pseudouridine(13) synthase TruD gives MREAHPLERQVGIEYYVSDGPGVGGRLREDPEDFRVRELETFDPEPLDADPAPYPHLLVRATLTEWDTNDFAGALSDALGISRERISWAGTKDKHAVTTQLFSIRGVDAADLPDLRNADIDAIGRIGRNLEFGDLAGNAFEIRVRDPERPDRVDTITDALEAFGGGSVAVPNVFGHQRFGSQRPVTHEVGLCIAREEWREAVLTYVANPAETEPERTQEARSRVAAVAASDDPDWQAALDAMPGHLGYERSMLHKLVETGGTTPDDFRAALETVPWNLQRLFVNAAQSYAFNRMLSERLRRGLPFDRPVAGDVVCFADTDAPEGVTLTDTDRLQRVTEDRVDVITRHCERGRAFVTAPLVGTETTLGDGDPGDIERAVLDDLDLEPGDFDLPGNFDSTGTRREILVATTLSVAREPLTLSFSLPRGSYATAVLREYLQVDPRDL, from the coding sequence ATGCGCGAGGCACACCCACTGGAACGGCAGGTCGGCATCGAGTACTACGTGAGCGACGGCCCCGGCGTCGGCGGGCGCCTGCGCGAGGACCCCGAGGATTTCCGCGTGCGGGAGCTAGAGACGTTCGACCCGGAACCGCTCGACGCCGATCCGGCGCCGTACCCACATCTGTTGGTGCGGGCGACGCTCACCGAGTGGGACACCAACGACTTCGCGGGCGCGCTCTCGGACGCCCTCGGGATCAGTCGCGAGCGAATCTCCTGGGCCGGCACCAAGGACAAACACGCGGTCACGACGCAACTGTTCTCGATTCGCGGCGTGGACGCCGCCGACCTACCGGACCTGCGGAACGCCGACATCGACGCCATCGGTCGGATCGGACGCAACCTGGAGTTCGGCGACCTGGCCGGCAACGCCTTCGAGATTCGGGTTCGCGACCCGGAACGGCCGGATCGAGTCGACACCATCACCGACGCGCTCGAAGCGTTCGGCGGTGGGAGCGTCGCCGTGCCGAACGTCTTCGGCCACCAACGGTTCGGCAGCCAGCGACCCGTCACCCACGAGGTCGGCCTGTGCATCGCCCGCGAGGAGTGGCGCGAGGCTGTCCTGACGTACGTCGCCAACCCCGCGGAGACGGAACCGGAGCGGACCCAGGAGGCCAGATCCCGCGTCGCGGCGGTGGCCGCGAGCGACGATCCCGACTGGCAGGCCGCGCTCGACGCGATGCCCGGCCACCTCGGCTACGAGCGGTCGATGCTTCACAAACTGGTCGAAACGGGAGGAACGACGCCGGACGATTTCCGCGCCGCGCTGGAGACGGTGCCGTGGAACCTCCAGCGCCTGTTCGTCAACGCGGCGCAGTCCTACGCGTTCAACCGCATGCTCTCGGAACGACTGCGTCGCGGCCTGCCGTTCGACCGTCCCGTCGCCGGCGACGTCGTCTGTTTCGCCGATACTGACGCACCCGAAGGCGTGACGCTGACCGACACCGACCGCCTCCAGCGCGTGACCGAAGATCGAGTGGACGTGATCACCCGCCACTGCGAGCGCGGGCGGGCGTTCGTCACCGCGCCGCTCGTCGGCACGGAGACGACGCTCGGCGACGGCGACCCCGGTGACATCGAGCGCGCGGTGCTCGACGACCTGGACCTCGAACCGGGCGATTTCGACCTCCCCGGGAACTTCGATTCGACGGGGACGCGCCGGGAGATCCTCGTGGCGACGACCCTGTCGGTGGCGCGAGAGCCGCTGACGCTCTCGTTCTCGCTGCCGCGAGGGTCGTACGCGACGGCCGTCCTCCGGGAGTATCTGCAAGTGGACCCGCGGGATCTGTGA
- a CDS encoding DUF2103 domain-containing protein, whose product MDCRRCGSPLDRPGDYCLVCHTGNCDAVVLDVAEDRATLTMLDEETILGETAITTRPETEGRNRVIERRNFAGLIGDEIRRKRPETVFAAGDREIIRAVRADTHYEFYRVPGEDPVAAVLDRRGERALEVVETPPKEKLGGRHTTLIGGRDGRKAISTVAEHPHVKKIVPGPIDASGTGSQSGLRAKVTRADGNGNVRLLLRDGSSVQENRIVTTAMNRETGERVRDDLNDALATADLQ is encoded by the coding sequence ATGGACTGCCGGCGGTGTGGCTCCCCGCTCGATCGCCCGGGTGACTACTGCCTGGTCTGTCACACCGGCAACTGCGACGCCGTCGTGCTCGACGTGGCCGAGGACCGAGCGACGTTGACGATGCTCGACGAGGAGACGATTCTCGGGGAGACAGCGATCACCACCCGCCCGGAGACGGAGGGCCGAAACCGGGTGATCGAGCGGCGCAACTTCGCCGGGCTGATCGGCGACGAGATCCGGCGCAAGCGCCCGGAGACGGTGTTCGCGGCGGGCGACCGCGAGATCATCCGGGCGGTGCGGGCCGATACCCACTACGAGTTCTACCGCGTCCCGGGCGAGGACCCCGTGGCGGCGGTGCTCGACCGGCGTGGCGAGCGGGCGCTGGAGGTGGTGGAGACGCCGCCGAAGGAGAAGCTCGGCGGGCGGCACACGACGCTGATCGGCGGCCGGGACGGGCGGAAGGCCATCTCGACGGTGGCCGAACACCCGCACGTCAAAAAGATCGTCCCGGGCCCGATCGACGCCAGCGGGACGGGGTCGCAGTCGGGACTGCGGGCGAAGGTGACGCGGGCCGACGGCAACGGCAACGTCCGCCTGCTCCTGCGCGACGGATCGAGCGTGCAGGAGAACCGCATCGTCACGACGGCGATGAACCGCGAGACGGGCGAGCGCGTCCGGGACGACCTGAACGACGCGCTGGCGACTGCGGATCTCCAGTGA
- a CDS encoding 50S ribosomal protein L37ae: MAENKARSTGSAGRFGARYGRVARRRVKEIEGDMESATVDGDSVTRIGTGVWENEETGEVFTGGAYRPETPGGRTVKRSIRAALATDEDDSEE; encoded by the coding sequence ATGGCCGAGAACAAGGCACGCAGTACCGGGAGCGCGGGTCGGTTCGGCGCGCGATACGGGCGCGTCGCCCGCCGCCGCGTCAAAGAGATCGAAGGGGACATGGAGAGCGCGACGGTCGACGGGGACAGCGTCACCCGGATCGGCACCGGCGTGTGGGAAAACGAGGAAACGGGCGAAGTGTTCACGGGCGGCGCGTACCGCCCGGAGACGCCCGGTGGGCGGACGGTCAAACGATCGATCCGCGCGGCGCTCGCGACTGACGAAGACGATTCCGAGGAATGA
- a CDS encoding DNA-directed RNA polymerase subunit P — protein MSYKCSRCKRDVELDEYGGVRCPYCGHRVLLKERAPTVKEVDVE, from the coding sequence ATGAGCTACAAATGTTCGCGGTGTAAGCGCGACGTCGAACTCGACGAGTACGGCGGCGTCCGCTGCCCGTACTGCGGCCACCGCGTGCTCCTGAAAGAGCGCGCACCGACGGTCAAGGAAGTCGACGTCGAGTAG
- a CDS encoding KEOPS complex subunit Pcc1: MADSDDAPHRLSLQFDYADERRARIVERSVRVEVGEIDDARSAARVDRDGKQVRVRIGAADLVALRAGANTWTRLLDVAETVAATGGE, translated from the coding sequence GTGGCCGATTCGGACGACGCGCCACACCGTCTCTCTCTGCAGTTCGACTACGCCGACGAGCGCCGGGCACGGATCGTCGAGCGGAGCGTCCGGGTCGAGGTGGGCGAGATCGACGACGCCCGATCGGCGGCGCGGGTCGACCGCGACGGCAAGCAGGTCCGGGTGCGGATCGGCGCGGCCGACCTCGTTGCCCTCCGCGCAGGGGCGAACACGTGGACGCGACTGCTCGACGTTGCCGAGACGGTGGCGGCGACGGGCGGCGAGTAA
- a CDS encoding prefoldin subunit beta produces MQGNLPPEAQEKLEELQDLQETAQQVAAQKQQSETTLNESQTALEALEDIDEDTVMYREVGELLVETDYEDAYEDLEEKVENLEVRVEQLTKQEERVQEQFESLQEELQQMLQGGAGGAGGGPMGPGGAGGD; encoded by the coding sequence ATGCAAGGAAATCTGCCGCCGGAAGCCCAAGAAAAGCTCGAAGAACTGCAGGACCTTCAGGAGACGGCCCAGCAGGTCGCCGCACAGAAACAGCAGTCTGAGACGACGCTCAACGAGTCCCAGACGGCGCTCGAAGCCCTCGAAGACATCGACGAGGACACCGTCATGTACCGCGAGGTCGGCGAACTGCTCGTCGAGACGGACTACGAGGACGCCTACGAGGACCTCGAAGAGAAGGTCGAGAACCTGGAAGTCCGCGTCGAGCAGCTGACCAAGCAAGAAGAGCGCGTTCAGGAGCAGTTCGAGTCCCTCCAGGAGGAACTGCAGCAGATGCTTCAGGGCGGCGCCGGCGGCGCCGGCGGCGGCCCGATGGGACCGGGCGGCGCCGGCGGCGACTGA
- a CDS encoding DUF3194 domain-containing protein, whose translation MPDDAPDDETVVQTAAEAAEGVVFAQYRQSDVRDLDVTVTFEDGVLDVDVYLHVPDAETDPEAVADEAVEAAHDAVADLFEREA comes from the coding sequence GTGCCCGACGACGCTCCTGACGACGAAACCGTCGTCCAGACGGCCGCCGAGGCCGCCGAGGGCGTGGTCTTCGCGCAGTACCGCCAATCAGACGTGCGCGATCTCGACGTGACGGTCACCTTCGAGGACGGCGTCCTCGATGTCGACGTGTATCTGCACGTCCCGGACGCGGAGACGGATCCGGAAGCGGTCGCCGACGAAGCAGTGGAGGCGGCCCACGACGCAGTCGCGGATCTTTTCGAACGCGAAGCGTAG